The genomic DNA GCGGTGCCGGCACAGAACACCACCAGCAGTTTCGGCCCCAGCTTGGCGATGCCCTTCAGGTCGATGGACAGGGTGAGCAGGATGAGCGCGGCCGGCAGCAGCACGTCGCGCGCCACCGGGTTGTACAGCGCGGTGCCATGGCCGTCGATCAGCCCTGCCGTGTTGTAGATGGCCGGGATGAAGTAGCACAGCAGCAACGCCGGCACCCAGGCGAAGATCTTCTTCAGCAGTGGCGTGGGACCACTGGCAGCCCAGAAGATCAGGGCAAGCGTGGCAGCGATGAGTCCCAGGCCGACGATGTCGCTGGAAATCAGGGCAGTTGCAGGTTCGGTCGGCATGGCGTCCTCTGTCGATCGAAAATGGTGGGCGAAAAAAATGCCGCAGGACGCGGCACCCTTCGAGCTTAACATCGCCATCACCACCGCGCTTGAAAAGAGCCGCTGCCGAGCGTGCCGACTTCAGCCGGCACGCACTCTACCCAGGGAAAGGTACGCCCGACGCGCTGACATCCAGTGTCGCCCGCGTGCCGCGTGGCTGCACCGGGTCGAACCGCAAGGTCCAGCCCAGGTGCTCGCACAGCCGTGCCACCAGCTCCAGGCCGATGCCGCCGTGTTCGTTGCGGAGCCCGCGCGCCATCCGTGCATGGATGGCCGCGATCTCCTCCGGGCTCATGCCGTGTCCCGGATCGCGCAGGGTCAGCACGCCGGCGGACGAAAGATCGAGCTGGATCGCGCCGCGACCGCTGTTCTCGATCGCGTTGCGCAGCAGGTTGCCGATCGCCGCCTGCACGACGGCCAGCGGCGCCACGATATCCACCGGCGCGGCGCGCAGGGCCACGGTCAGGTCCTTGTCTCCCAGCAGGTGGCGATGGTCTTCGATGATCTGCGGCAGCAACTGGTCCAGGGCGACGCGCTCGGCACGCGCGGAAAGTCGTGCCGGGTCGCGGGCCAGCACCAGCAGCAGTTCGATCAGTTCTTCAACGTCCGCCGCTGTACGCTGTACGCGCAGCATCTGCTGGCGTGCACGCTCCGGCAGCCCCGGTTGTTCCAACGCCAGTTCGGCCGCACCGGTGATCACCGCTACCGGCGTGCGCAGCTCATGGCTGGCCGTGCTGATGAACACCCGCTCGCGCTCGACGAACTGCTCGTTGCGCGCCAGGTAGTCGTTGAGCGCATTGGCAATGGTATGCAGCTCGGCGCTGCCACGTGCATCCACCTGGATATGCTGGCCCGGCGCACCGGGCTTCAACGCGGCAATGTCACGCGCCAACAGGCTCAACGGACGCACTACCCGCTGCATGCCCAGCCGCGCCATCACCACGGTCACGATCACCATCACCAAGCCAGCCAGCAGCACCCAGCGGGTAGCGAACTGCTCCAGCGCCTCGAAATCCGAAATATCCAATGCCAACGCCACGCGCCCCATCGTCTGGGTCTGCCGCACCATCACCGCCGCCTGCCGCTCCCCGATGGGCACGCCATCGTGCAGCCCGGGATGGAGATCACGCACGCTGGCCGGCGTTCCCGGCTGGTCCAGCCGGAACAGACTGAGCGTGTCCGAATCCTGCCAGCGGTACTGCGGGTCGCGCGCACTGTGCGCGAGGATGCTGTCCAGCTCGGAGTTCAACAGCGCCCGCCAGGCCGCATGTTCGGCGTGCTCATGCACGTTGTTGCCAACCCCGAACACGGCCAGTGAGATCAAGGCCAGGTAGGTCAGCAGCCATCCCAGTACCCGCCGGTACAACGGAGCAGGCCTAGCCGCCATCGGTGGCCTCCGGGTCCTGCACGGCCAGGCGGTAACCGACGCGCGGCAGCGTGTGCAGCAGCTTGCGCGCGAAGGGGCCGTCCACGCTGCGACGCAGTTCGTAGACATGCGAGCGCAGCAGGTCACCGTCAGGCGGCTCGTCGCCCCACAGGGCGAACTCCAGCTGCTGGCGCGTCACCGCTGCGGGGCTTGCGCGCATCAGCACCTCCAGCAACTTGCGGCAGGCGGGGTAGAGGTGCAGCGTCTGGCCCGCGCGCTGGGCTTCCAGCGTTGCCAGGTCAAGCACCAGATCGCCCACCTGCAGCCGTTTGCGCGGATTACGGCCCTGCGCGCGCACTCGCAGTGCATCCAGGCGGACCTCCAGCTCGGGCAGTGCGAAGGGTTTGGTCAGGTAGTCGTCCGCGCCCGCCCGGAACCCGGCGATCTTGTCAGGCAGGTCGTCGCGTGCGGTGAGCATGATGACCGGCACTTCAGAGGCGTGGTCCGACCGCAGGCGGCGCAGCACTTCAGGCCCTTCCATGCGCGGCAGCATCCAGTCCAGGATCACCACGTCATAGGTCTGCGTGGTCGCCAGGTGCAGCCCGGTGATGCCGTCCGGCGCGACGTCCAGCACGTGCCCACGCGATTCGAAGTAGTCGAACAGGTTGGCGACCAGTTGCCGGTTGTCCTCGATCACCAGAAGCCGCATGCGCTTTCCCACCCTGTGTGTGGCTGCATGGTACCGCTGCCCGTGTCGGATTCACGTCCCCCCGCCCTCGCCGCCAGCACGGATGCCACTTGCGGCAACCCGCCGCGCCCACTAGCCTTCGGCGGTCGTTCACCACCCAAGGATCGCCCGTGAAACACCGTCATCTCCTGCTGGCCTCGGCGATCGCCGCCGCCACGTTGTCGCTGGCCGCCTGCAAGAAGGACCCTTCGCCGGAAGCCGACACTGCGGCGACCACGGCACCGGCCGGCGAAACCGCTGACCAGTTCGTGGCCCGGATCAATGCGGAGTACAAGGCCGCGTACCCGGAGATGACCTCGGCACAGTGGCTGTCTTCCACCTACATCAACAGCGATTCCGAGCGTGTGGCGGCCAAGGCCAACGAACGCTCGCTGACCCAGCTCAACAGCTGGATCGAACAGGCCGCGAAGTTCGAGGGGCAGGAGATGTCCGACGACAGCAAGCGCGCCCTGCACCTGCTCAAGCTGATGTCGTCGATGCCGGCCCCGCGCGACCCGGCCAAGCTGGCCCAGCTGACCCAGATCGCCACACGCATGGAAGGCAGCTACGGTGCAGGCAAGTACTGCACCGATGCCAACGATCCCACTTCCTGCCGCCAACTGGGCGACCTGGAGCAGGTGCTGTCCAGCAGCCGTGACTACGACCAGCAGTTGGATGCCTGGCAGGGCTGGCACGGCACCACCAAAGACATGCGCGGTGATTACCAGCAGTTCGTGAGCCTGGTCAACGAAGGCGCCAAGGGCCTGGGTTTCGCTGATGCCGGACAGATGTGGCGCAGCGGGTACGACATGCCGCCGGAGCAGATCGGTCCGGAAACCGACCGGTTGTGGGAACAGGTCAAGCCGATGTACGAGCAGTTGCACTGCTACGCGCGCGGCAAGCTGGACGCCACCTACGGCAAGGACAAGGCCGAAGTGGGCAATGGCCTGATCGCTGCCCATCTGACCGGCAACATGTGGCAGCAGGACTGGTCCAACCTGTGGGACCAGCTGCAGCCGTACCCGGGTGCGGGCAGCCTGGACATCACAGCTGCGCTGGAAAAGCAGTATCAGGGCAACCTGAGCGGCGCACTGGCCAAGGCGGGCAGCAACGCCAACGTGGAAGGCCTGTACAAGGCGCAGCGTGAGGCCGAACTGCGCACTGCGCGGCAGATGACCGAACGCGCCCAGGATTTCTACGTGTCACTGGGCATGCCGTCGTTGCCGAAGTCCTATTGGGACAAGACCCAGTTCATCAAACCGCAGGACCGCGACGTGGTGTGCCATGCCAGCGCGTGGGACATGAACATGGAAGGCGATGTGCGCACCAAGATGTGCATCAAGCCCAACGAAGAGAACTTCACCACGATCTACCACGAGCTGGGCCACATCTATTACGACCTGGCCTACAACCCGCTGCCGCCGCTGTTCCAGGGCGGTGCGAACGACGGCTTCCATGAAGCAATCGGCGACACCATCGTGCTTGCGATGACGCCCAAGTACCTCAATTCGATCGGTCTGGTGGACAAGCCGGAAGAAAGCCGCGAAGCGGTGATCAACAACCAGATGCGGATGGCCCTGTCCGGCGTGGCCTTCCTGCCCTTCGGCCTGATGATCGACCGCTGGCGCTGGGGCGTGTTCGACGGCTCGATCACGCCGGACAATTACAACAAGGCCTGGTGGGACCTGAAGGCGCGTTACCAGGGCGTGGCACCGGCCACCACGCGCGGCGAGGAGTTCTTCGATCCGGGCGCGAAGTACCACGTGCCGGGCAATACGCCCTATACGCGCTACTTCCTGGCCCGCATCCTGCAGTTCCAGTTCTACAAGGGCCTGTGCGATGCCTCCGGCTACAAGGGCCCGCTGCATGAGTGCAGCTTCTACGGCAACAAGGAAGCGGGGCAGAAGTTCTGGGCCATGCTGAGCAAGGGTGCCAGCCAGCCGTGGCAGGCCACCCTGAAGGAACTCACCGGTGGTGAAAAGCTGGATGCCGGCCCGATGATCGAGTACTTCAGCCCGGTCAACGCGTGGCTGAAGGAGCAGAACCAGGGCCAGGTGTGCGGTTGGCAGGCCAGTGCCGCGGCGCCTGCTGCACCGGCAGCGCCGGCAGCGCCCGCACAGCGCTGACCGCGCCCCGTGATCCGGTAGCGCCGCGCCCTGCTCGGCGCTACCTTCGGACTTCATGCGACGCCGGGCATCGCCCGGCGCCGTCACGGCTGATCAGTTGGCCTTGCCTGCCGTCATCTTCGCGGCAAGCGCATCCTTGAACTCATCGAAACTGACCCCTTGCGCATTGGCCTCCGCCTGCGCGGCGTCACGCAGCGCATCGGAATACACCAGGCGCACCGGCGTGCCATTGCGCTCGTGCAGTTCACCCGCCTGCATGATCAGGGACAGCACCTGGGCAGCACTCTCGCTCTGGCCGGCAATGCGACCGTCCATGCCCAGCACCCATTCGCCATCGCGGCGGACAATGCCGGCCAGCAGCGTCCGCTGCTGATCGCGCAGTTCGGCGTGCGGCTCGACGGGCGAGGCGTTGGCAGCGTCCCGGTTGGCGGTCTGGGTTTCGCGGCGCCGGCGGATATCGCGGCGCAGTTTGGAAGTGGTCGACATCAGGGGCTTACAGTCATCCGGGTGCGCAAGGATACCCCAGCGGCGTCCCGCGCCGGCTTCACCGCCACGGCCCGCGCACGGCGCAGCGGCTCTGCCGGCTGGCGCTCAGCGTGCATGGGCGTGCGGGTTGCGCCGAGCGCAGGCGTTTTCCCAGTACCACACCGACGCCCCAAGCACGAAGAAACCAGCGTAGCCAAAGGCGAGATGCACCGGGTTGCTGCTCAGCAGGGGCGACAGCACACCGGCAACGAAGGTATTGATCATCATCTGGATGAACATCTGCATCGAGGAGGCGAGCCCGCGCTGATGCGGGTACAGATCCAGCACGCCCAGCGCCAGGATCGGGAAGATCATCGCCAGTCCGGTGCCCCCCATGAATATCGGAACGACTGCCCAAGGCAAAGCGATTTCTGGCACCGACAGCACGTAGCCGATGTTGAGCACCGCCGACAATCCACACAGGCCGAAGCCGATGCCGATCTGCCGCTGCGGAAGCACACGCCCGGCCATCTGCCCGGACAGGAACGCCCCCAGCGTCATCCCGCCGATGGTCGGCACGAACAGCCAGGCAAAACCGCCCTCCCCCAGTTTCAGGTGCTGCATGACGAACACCGGGGCCGAGGAGATGTACAGGAACACGCTGGAAAAATTCAGCGCGCTGGCCAGCGCAAGGCGCAACAGGCGTGGGTTGGAGCCCATCCGCAGGTAGTCGCGCAGCAATCCGCGCGGCGACAGCGACGTACGCGCTTCGACCGGATGCGTCTCGGGCAGGAACCGCGCCGTGGCCACCAGCAACAGCAACGAAAACACCACCAGGAACCAGAAGATCAGCGGCCAACCGGCGCCACTGAGCAGGATCCAGCCGCCGATGATCGGTGCGATGGCTGGGGCGATGCCGAAGATCATCGAGACCTGGCTCATCAGCCGCTGGGCATCATGGCCGTGGTACAGATCGCGGATCACCGCACGGCCGACGATCATGCCAACGCCCGCTGACAGACCCTGCAGCGCGCGGAACACCAGCAGCGTGGTCAGATCGGTTGACAGCGCGCAGCCTACCGAGGCGCCGACAAAGATCACCAACCCCCCCAGGATCACCCGCTTGCGACCCAGCGCATCCGAAAGCGGCCCGTGGGCCAAACTCATCAGCCCGTAGAACAGCAGGTACACGCTGATGGTCTGCTGCACCGCGACCTCGTCCACGCGCAGGCGCTGCGCCAGTTGCGGAAAGGCGGGAAAGATCGTGTCGATCGAGAACGGACCAAACATCGCCAGACCTGCGAGCAGCAGAGCCAGACGGCGGGTCGAGGGCGAGGCGGCAGTCATGGAGGTGTCCGGAGGAGCCGCGCAGGCCATGCGCGGCAGGCGCCAGCCCGTGTCCGGAAAAGACAGGAAGGCGGCGCCGGATGAATACGAATGGTGCGTCATGATAGGCCGTAGCGGTCCCCTTTGCCATTCGGTCCGATCCGAAAACGTCTGGTCCCTGACTCCATTCAGCCGCACATCCATCAGGGCCGACCGCTATAATCAACGGGCAACAAGGTGGGAGAAGCAGGACACCGCTGCCGAAGGCGCAAACGCCCGTAATCGCTCAGGCCCGTGACCACCCGCATCAAAACTCTGGAGAGACCGGTTCGATCCGGCGCCGAAGGGGCACGAAGCCGCGCACACGCGCGCTTCCAAACTCTCAGGCAAAAGGACAGAGGGGCGCCCCGCAGGCTGCCGAATGGCGGCCTGCCCACGTGCGTGCCCTTTCCCGACGGATCCTTCGCCATGCCCCAGAACACCCCTTCGCTGCGCGAGCTCGAACATCACAACGCGTTCGTCGAACGCCATATCGGCCCCAACGATGCCGAAATCGCGCAGATGCTCGGCGTGGTCGGCCACGCCTCGCTGGATGCGCTGACCGACGCCATCGTGCCCGCGCGCATCAAGTCGCCGGCACCGCTGGCGTTGCCCGAATCGGTGACTGAAGTCGAGGCGCTGGCGAAGATCCGTGCAATCGCCGACCAGAACACGGTGCTGCGCAGCTTCATCGGCCAGGGCTATTACGGTACCCACACGCCGAACGTCATCCTGCGCAACATCCTGGAAAACCCCGCGTGGTACACGGCCTACACGCCGTACCAGGCCGAGATCTCGCAGGGCCGCATGGAAGCGTTGATCAACTTCCAGACGCTGTGCGCGGACCTGACCGGCATGGAAATCGCCAATGCCTCGTTGCTGGACGAAGCCACGGCGGCCGCCGAAGCAATGACCCTGGCCAAGCGTTCGGCGAAGTCGAAGTCGGACACCTTCTTCGTGCACGACGCGGTGCATCCGCAGACGCTGGAACTGCTGCGCACCCGCGCCGAGCCGCTGGGCATCGTACTGCGCGTGGGCACCCCGGCCGAAGCACTGGAAGCGGAAGCGTTCGGCCTGCTGCTGCAGTACCCGGACACCTTCGGCCAGGTCGGCGACTATAAGGCGCTGGTCGATGCCGTGCATGCACGCGGCGGCCTGGTGGCCGTGGCGACCGACCTGCTCGCACTGACCTTGCTGGTGGCACCGGGCGAATGGGGCGCGGACATCGTGGTCGGCAACAGCCAGCGTTTCGGCGTGCCGTTCGGTTTCGGTGGCCCGCATGCCGCCTTCATGGCCTGCCGTGATGCCTACAAGCGCTCGATGCCCGGCCGCCTGATCGGCGTATCGATCGACGCGCAGGGCAACCCGGCGTACCGCTTGACCCTGCAGACCCGCGAGCAGCACATCCGCCGCGAGAAGGCCACCTCCAACATCTGTACCGCGCAGGTACTGCTGGCGGTGATGGCGTCGATGTACGCGGTGTACCACGGCCCGGAAGGCCTGACCCGCATTGCCCGCCGCACCCATCGCCTGGCGGCGATCCTGGCGGCTGCCCTGCGCAGCAACGCGGTGGCCGTTGGCGAAACGTTCTTCGACACGCTGCATGTCACCGGCATAGACGCCGACGCCGTGCATGCCAAGGCGCGCGCTGCCGGCTATAACCTGCGCGCGATCGACAGCAGTTCGGTGGGCATCAGCCTGGATGAAACCGCCACCCGCGAAGACATCGTCGCGCTGGCCCAGGTATTCGGTGCACACGCGGATGTGGAAGCACTCGATGCGAGCACGGCCGATGCCATTCCGGCCGGCCTGGTGCGCAGCAGCGCGTTCCTGACCCACCCGGTCTTCAATACCCACCACAGCGAACACGAACTGCTGCGTTACCTGCGCTCGTTGGCCGACAAGGATCTGGCGATGGATCGCACGATGATCCCGCTGGGTTCGTGCACGATGAAGCTCAATGCCACCGCCGAAATGATTCCGGTCACCTGGCCGGAGTTCGGCAACATCCATCCGCTGGTTCCGGCGGAACAGGCCATTGGCTACAAGGCACTCATCGAGGGCCTTGAAGCGATGCTGGTGGAATGCACCGGTTACGACGCTGTGAGCCTGCAGCCCAACTCCGGCGCGCAGGGCGAATATGCCGGCCTGTTGGCCATCCGTGCTTACCACCGCTCGCGCGGCGACGATCACCGCGATATCTGCCTCATTCCCGACTCCGCTCACGGCACCAACCCGGCCTCGGCGCAGATGTGCGGGATGAAGGTCGTGGTCACCAAGACAGACGCCAACGGCAATGTCGACGTCGATGACATCCGCCGCAACGCAGAAAAGTACAGCGACCGACTCGCCGCGCTGATGGTCACCTATCCGTCCACGCACGGCGTGTTCGAGGAAGAGATCGTCGACATCTGCGAGATCATCCACCAGCACGGTGGCCAGGTGTACACCGATGGCGCCAACATGAATGCCTTGGTCGGTGTGGCCAAGCCCGGCAAGTGGGGCTCGGACGTTTCCCACTTGAACCTGCACAAGACCTTCTGCATCCCGCACGGCGGCGGTGGTCCCGGCGTGGGACCGTGTGCCGTCAAATCGCACCTGGCCCCGTTCCTGCCGCGCGCGCTTGGCGGCGAGGGTGATGTCGGGATGGTCTCGGCCGCCACGTTCGGCAGCGCCTCGATCCTGCCGATCAGCTGGATGTACATCACGCTAATGGGGACCGAAGGGCTGCGCAAGGCCACGCAGGTCGCGCTGCTCAATGCCAATTACATTGCAAAGCGGCTGGCCCCGCACTTCAAGACCCTGTATACCGGCCGCAATGGGCTGGTCGCGCACGAGTGCATCCTGGATATCCGTCCGCTGGAAAAGACCAGCGGCATCGGCGCAGAGGACATCGCCAAGCGGCTGATCGACTTTGGCTTCCACGCCCCCACCCTCAGCTTCCCGGTGGCCGGCACGTTGATGGTCGAGCCGACCGAGAGCGAATCCCAGCATGAGCTGGACCGCTTCATCGACGCGATGATCCAGATCCGCGAAGAGATCGCCGCGATCGAAGATGGCCGTCTGGAGCGCGAAGACAATCCCTTGAAGAACGCACCGCACACCGCCGCCGCCGTGACGGCCAGCGAATGGACGCATGCGTATCCGCGCGAGCTGGCGGCGTTCCCCTTGGCCAGCCTGCGGCAGTCCAAGTACTGGCCGCCCGTGGCCCGCGTGGATAACGTGTATGGCGACAAGAACGTGATGTGTGCCTGCATCCCGGTCGATGCGTACAAGGACGACGAAGTCGACGCCTGATGGCGTCAGCACGACCTGACCGTTTCACTGCATCACGGCCCGCGCAAGCGGGCCTTTTTTTTTGCGCCCAGGTGACAGACCCGGATCGCCGCGCTGCCTGCCGTGTCGCACCTGGCAGGGCCAATAACGACTAGTCCGTGACTCCCTACAGCGCTCTGCGCGACATCACGTTCGCGGTTGGAGCCGCGTCGCATTCAACAACCACACACCGCTCATCGAAAACGGAACTGTGTTGCAGACGTAAGAAACCCGGTTTTTTATGTTGTGCACGTCACATTCCAGCACTCCTGTCGCGATGGTGTCGACGCACGATGACTCCACGTTCTGACGCCGGCCAGCCAGAACGGATCCCGGATCGCGAACGGGATCGACACCGCCGCCCATCCTGGTCGGCGGAACCCGTCAAACGGAGAATCATCATGAACCATCTGAAGACCCTCGTCGCCGCCGCTGCCCTCGCCTTCACCTTCGCCATCCCCGCTGCAAATGCGCAGCCTGCGCAGGAACGCGGCGTGTCGGATTGCGCCGTGAAGCTGGCCTCGTGCCTTGCTGAGGGTGGCGGTGCAGTGAACTGCGCCATCGAGTTCGTGAAGTGCCTGACCTCAGACAGTGCCTCGACTTCAATCGCCGATCGCCGCGAGGACTGAAGCCCAAGGGCACGGGCGCGAATGCTCCCGTGCTCTCTTCAGCAACGCGGTCCCCATCCGACCAACTTCAAACAGGATCTGACATGTCCGTCATAAAGAGCGCTGCTCTGGCTGTCGCCATGACCTTTGCCGTATCGCTACCTGCACTGGCCCAGCCTGCTGAGCCAAGCGCTGGTTCAATCGATTGCGCCAAGGCCTTCTTCCAATGCTATTACCTAGATGGACGCGACTTCATCAGCTGCTCGCTCGAACTGCGCAAATGCCTCGCCAGCGGCAGCCGTGTCGCACTCCCGGTTTCACTGGCCCCCTGAGTCCCTTGGGCCGCTGCGACGAAGAGGAAAATCCATGAACATCCGAGTTCTCGCCAGCAGTCTGTTGCTGGTCAGCGCCATTGCCGTTGCCACCGCTCACGCATAGGTCGTCCCAACCGGAAATCCGGTGACCTGCGGCGCCGAGTTCGTAAAATGCGTCGCAAAGACCGGCAACTGGCTGATCTGCGGGGTTGCCTACAAGCGGTGTATCGACACGCGCGATACAACGGTTGTGGCGACCCAACCGCAGGCGGATTGAGCGCCCGCACAGGCGCGGCCGGTGCATCGATCGCGCCGACGCGGATTGCAGAATGGGTGCTGCGTCGAGATCAGCGAAGTCCGGCCCGGATGCGTCGGGCAAGCGCACTGCAGCTGGCAATGAAGGCAGTCAGCACCACCATGGACAGGAATTGCAGGCGCGTCTGTTCGCCATACAACAGCAAAGCGAAGATCAGTGCCAGGATCGCCAACGCCAGCCCCGTCAACCACGGGAAAGCCGCCATGCGGAACGGCAATGACAGCCCCGCCCGATCCGCACGTCGACGCAGCACCAGCTGCGACGCCAGCGAAATCGTCCACACCAGCAGGCAGGTCGATCCGACGATGTTCAACAGCACCGGCAGCACTCTGGTCGGGAACAGCAGCTCCATGACCGTAGCGGCGAAGCCGAACAGGACGCTGGCAAGCACAGCGAGTATCGGCACTTGGCGGCGGTCTGCACGCCCCAGCGCGGCGGGCGCTTCACGGCGCTGCGCCAGCGAGAAGATCATCCGCGATGCCCCGTACAGATTGGCATTGAGCGCTGACAGCAGGGCGATCACCGCAACCAGGGTGATGGCGGTACCGGCGCCCGGAATATTGGCCGCTTCCAACACGGCGGCAAACGGCGACTTCAACGCCTCGCTGGTCCACGGCACCACCGCGATGATGACGCTCAGCGAGCCGATGTAGAACACCAGGATCCGCCACGCCACCGTACGGATGGCGCGCGCGATGCTGCGCTCGGGGTCTTCGGTCTCGGCTGCAGCCACCGCTACGATCTCGGTCCCGCCGAAGGCGAAGATCACCACGAGCAATGCCGCACCCACACCCGCCAGACCGGTAGGCGCGAACCCTCCATTGGCGGTGAAGTTGGACAGGCCCGGCGAGATCGCGTTCGGCAGCCAGCCCAGCAGCAGGGCCGCACCGATGGCGATGAAGCCGAGGATCGCGGCCACCTTGAGGATCGCGAACCAGAACTCGAACTCGCCGAAGTTCTTCACGCCCAGCAGGTTGATCGCGGTGAAGAACACCATGAAGGCAAGGGCTGCCATCGGAACGGAGAGACCGGGCCATACCGTCGCCAGCAGACCGGCCGCGCCTACCGCTTCGGCCGCGATCACGATCACCAGCTGGACCCACCACAGCCAGCCCACCGTGGCGCCCGCGGTCGCACCCAGCGCATCGGCGGCGTACACCGAAAACGCGCCGCTGGTCGGCTTGTTCGCCGCCATCTCGCCCAGCGCGTTCATCACGATGATCACCAGTGCGCCGGCAACCAGATACGACAACAGCACGGCCGGGCCTGCCAGCTGCACGCCGACCCCGGAGCCGAGGAACAGGCCCGCGCCGATGGCGCTGCCCAGTCCCATCATGATCAGCTGGCGGGGCTTGAGCGCATGGCCAAGGCGCGTGGTGGTCGAGGCTGTGGAAGCGGGGGTCGGGTTGTCAGGCATCGAAGGGCACGTGTGCGGCAACAAGGCCGTCACATTACCCTGTCCAGCGCGCGGACGGGATAGGCCGGATGGCCTGCCTGCTCAGCCGCCGGCCAGTTCGGCGATCCGGGCCCGATAGGCACGCGGCGAGACACCCGTTTCGGCCTTGAACTTGCGGGTGAAGGCGCTTTGGTCACTGAAGCCACAGGCTTGGCCGATACTGGCGATGCTGTCATTTCCATGCAGCAGGTGCATGGCCATCTGGATCCGCAGCCGGGTCAGCACCTGCTGCGGCGTCATCTGGAAGACTTTGCGGAAGCTGCGCTCCAGCTTGGACAACGAGAACCCGGTGATGTCCAGAAGCGTCTGCATGCGCACGTTTTCAGCGTAGTGCGCGTTGAGATGGGCCAGTGCCAGGCGCAGGTGCTCGTACTGCGCTCCCAAGCTGTGCTTCTGCCCCAGATCGCGGGAAATGCCGATCAGGCCCTGGATGCGCCCGTCCACCACCAGGGGCCGCTTGCAGGTCAGGCACCAACCCGGCTCGCGGTTGGCGAACAGATGCAGTTCCATGAGGTTTTCGATCACCGCCCCGCCCAGCACCCGGGTGTCCTGGTCGGCGTAGTCTGCGCTCAGGCCTGTCGGGTAGATTTCCGCCGCGGTGCGGCCGATGACCTCCTTGCGCGACTTTAATCCGAGGCGCCGCAGCATGGTCTGGTTGATGTGCGTATAACGCCCGTCGCAGTCCTTCATGAAGAAGAGCACATCGGGAATGGCGTCAAAGAGGGCTTCGATTTCGGCGGGTTCAACACGCATGCGCACAGCATAACCGAGCGCCAT from Stenotrophomonas sp. 169 includes the following:
- the gcvP gene encoding aminomethyl-transferring glycine dehydrogenase, with the translated sequence MPQNTPSLRELEHHNAFVERHIGPNDAEIAQMLGVVGHASLDALTDAIVPARIKSPAPLALPESVTEVEALAKIRAIADQNTVLRSFIGQGYYGTHTPNVILRNILENPAWYTAYTPYQAEISQGRMEALINFQTLCADLTGMEIANASLLDEATAAAEAMTLAKRSAKSKSDTFFVHDAVHPQTLELLRTRAEPLGIVLRVGTPAEALEAEAFGLLLQYPDTFGQVGDYKALVDAVHARGGLVAVATDLLALTLLVAPGEWGADIVVGNSQRFGVPFGFGGPHAAFMACRDAYKRSMPGRLIGVSIDAQGNPAYRLTLQTREQHIRREKATSNICTAQVLLAVMASMYAVYHGPEGLTRIARRTHRLAAILAAALRSNAVAVGETFFDTLHVTGIDADAVHAKARAAGYNLRAIDSSSVGISLDETATREDIVALAQVFGAHADVEALDASTADAIPAGLVRSSAFLTHPVFNTHHSEHELLRYLRSLADKDLAMDRTMIPLGSCTMKLNATAEMIPVTWPEFGNIHPLVPAEQAIGYKALIEGLEAMLVECTGYDAVSLQPNSGAQGEYAGLLAIRAYHRSRGDDHRDICLIPDSAHGTNPASAQMCGMKVVVTKTDANGNVDVDDIRRNAEKYSDRLAALMVTYPSTHGVFEEEIVDICEIIHQHGGQVYTDGANMNALVGVAKPGKWGSDVSHLNLHKTFCIPHGGGGPGVGPCAVKSHLAPFLPRALGGEGDVGMVSAATFGSASILPISWMYITLMGTEGLRKATQVALLNANYIAKRLAPHFKTLYTGRNGLVAHECILDIRPLEKTSGIGAEDIAKRLIDFGFHAPTLSFPVAGTLMVEPTESESQHELDRFIDAMIQIREEIAAIEDGRLEREDNPLKNAPHTAAAVTASEWTHAYPRELAAFPLASLRQSKYWPPVARVDNVYGDKNVMCACIPVDAYKDDEVDA
- a CDS encoding amino acid permease; translation: MPDNPTPASTASTTTRLGHALKPRQLIMMGLGSAIGAGLFLGSGVGVQLAGPAVLLSYLVAGALVIIVMNALGEMAANKPTSGAFSVYAADALGATAGATVGWLWWVQLVIVIAAEAVGAAGLLATVWPGLSVPMAALAFMVFFTAINLLGVKNFGEFEFWFAILKVAAILGFIAIGAALLLGWLPNAISPGLSNFTANGGFAPTGLAGVGAALLVVIFAFGGTEIVAVAAAETEDPERSIARAIRTVAWRILVFYIGSLSVIIAVVPWTSEALKSPFAAVLEAANIPGAGTAITLVAVIALLSALNANLYGASRMIFSLAQRREAPAALGRADRRQVPILAVLASVLFGFAATVMELLFPTRVLPVLLNIVGSTCLLVWTISLASQLVLRRRADRAGLSLPFRMAAFPWLTGLALAILALIFALLLYGEQTRLQFLSMVVLTAFIASCSALARRIRAGLR
- a CDS encoding AraC family transcriptional regulator is translated as MRVEPAEIEALFDAIPDVLFFMKDCDGRYTHINQTMLRRLGLKSRKEVIGRTAAEIYPTGLSADYADQDTRVLGGAVIENLMELHLFANREPGWCLTCKRPLVVDGRIQGLIGISRDLGQKHSLGAQYEHLRLALAHLNAHYAENVRMQTLLDITGFSLSKLERSFRKVFQMTPQQVLTRLRIQMAMHLLHGNDSIASIGQACGFSDQSAFTRKFKAETGVSPRAYRARIAELAGG